A genome region from Apus apus isolate bApuApu2 chromosome 2, bApuApu2.pri.cur, whole genome shotgun sequence includes the following:
- the NRSN1 gene encoding neurensin-1: MSSCADICGSKHAQGSTEGGYQRYGVRSYLHQFYEDCTASIWEYEDDFQIQRSPSRWSSAFWKVGLISGTAFMLLGLTVLVVGFLVPPKIEALGRDDFVVVDTHAIQFNGSLDVCKLAGAILFCIGGSTVAACLLMSAFAKSYSKEEKYLQQRFKERIADIKAHANPVTKAPAPGESKIPVTLSKVQNVQPLSET; encoded by the exons ATGAGCTCCTGTGCTGACATCTGCGGGTCCAAGCACGCGCAGGGCAGCACCGAGGGAGGGTACCAGCGCTACGGAGTTCGGTCCTACCTGCATCAGTTTTATGAGGACTGCACAGCTTCTATTTGGGAGTATGAGGATGATTTTCAGATCCAGAGATCGCCTAGCAGGTGGAGCTCTGCATTCTGGAAG gtcGGACTCATCTCTGGGACGGCTTTTATGCTGCTAGGTTTAACGGTTCTTGTAGTGGGCTTTCTCGTGCCACCAAAAATTGAAGCTCTTGGGAGAGATGATTTTGTTGTGGTGGATACCCATGCCATTCAGTTTAATGGGTCTCTTGATGTATGCAAGCTGGCAGGAGCAATCTTGTTTTGCATTGGAGGGTCCACCGTGGCAGCGTGTCTGCTGATGTCTGCTTTTGCTAAAAGTTACTCCAAAGAAGAAAAGTACCTTCAGCAAAGATTTAAAGAGAGAATAGCTGATATCAAAGCCCATGCAAACCCAGTCACAAAAGCGCCAGCACCAGGAGAATCCAAAATACCTGTCACTTTGTCCAAAGTTCAAAATGTCCAACCTTTATCCGAAACCTGA